Genomic window (Diabrotica undecimpunctata isolate CICGRU chromosome 6, icDiaUnde3, whole genome shotgun sequence):
CTGGTATTGCATAGTCTGAGTCTAGTTGTACAATTAACCATTGTCACCAGAATATATTTATTTGCAACATCCGTTTTTGGAAACAGTTCTGCAATATCACTGACTACTCTCTCTTCAGTATACTCAATATATATGAGAGTGTTTCATGAGTGCTTCGTTTTATCAACTAGACCATTGTCTGTTACACATAATTCGCATTTTTGGCACCATCGTTTTACATCTTCGTTGCAGTTCACTCAATAGGATTGTTCTCCAATCTTTTGTAACGGTTTTGTAATGGAAAATTGTCCACCTTATGCACCATCATGTAACTGAAGCCATATGTTCGACACTTTACATTTAGCAGCTTAATATTCCATACCATAGTAATTTTCAAGGGTTCTCCATAGAATATCATTTTTCGCTATCCGGCAATTCCATTTTCTCCAATAGGCTTTAACTTCTGGACTACGTGCATTTTTATCTTGCTAGGTTTGTCTTTGAACGCTTCCGATCCAAGACATATTTCGATATGCATCATTTCCTTGGgttgttgttaataatttcattGATCATTTATGGTGATAGTTTGTTGCACGTGGTAAAGTCGTTCCTTTAATTTTGAATGATACCACTTTTAGTCTTTTCATTTGAATGCATCTTTCCTCTTTGTGCTCGACGTCATAATCGTGTTCTTATAACCGTTCTAGCCGTCCTACCATTTGACCTGGATTAAGCAATTGTAGAAACCACTTTGTTTaggaaaatattttaacaaaactTTTCTGAAATAAGCGATGACTTCTTGTCCATCGTAAATCGGATATAGAATCCTATGACAGTCTTGCTAGCATCCGTACCTAAAACGAATGTTACTTCTTGTCTCAGGTAGCTTAATATCAGTGCCCTTCTTTCAAAGAACTCCTTGCAGCTCTTCGAAAGTTTTTCGACAATCATCATTCCATTAGCCATTCCGATTGGCATTGTTAAGGGCTTAGCAATATTagcaaattctttaaaaaatcttTGGTAATATACGTATAAGCGTAGGAAACTTATAATTTCCTGTAATCTTCTGATACTAGCCATTCCGAATTGCTTCAACTTTTGCAGGGCCAACTGTTATACCACTCCTGGATGATATCTACGCTTTGCATTAATCCATCCAGCTCATCGTTCATTTTTGTTCTTCACGGCGCATCGCTACAATGGGTTAATCCAAATTAGATACACGTAATGGTTGGAATACTTTCCTCTACTCTCACACCTGTTCTAGTATGCTGACAGATCAGGCATAACAATATTTACTATACAACAATCAACAGTGAACTAAACTTATTGCACGATAATATTATGCCGCATTAATTAGCCAACATAATATTGTGTACCATGTATATAGAATACATAACGTCTGCTTAAAGACATTAATTTTATAGTACAttagatattttaataaattatgcaaGACAAgaattattgtttatattattgtattttgtaGCTCGAATTCAATAACGAACCAGAATGCCTTACATTTAATGTTGATAGCAATTCCAATCAGACCATTGATTCTGTAAGACATCTGTACCTAGGAAAATTTCCGAGAAAAGTCAAACAGTGTGTACGATGTGGTGGAAGTGCTGGTACCGTTCCCGTAACCAGGACTGCAGCGATAAGAGCGTGGGATCAGAGATGGCTCAGAACTTGTCAGTAAGTAATCATTTTCTTCTAAAACTGTCCACTTTATTCTAATCTAATTCCAATGATCTAATTTAAATTCACGGAAGTAGGAAGATCTGAAACGTTTTTGTGGTGGGACTTTCAATTATTTgaatgtttatattatatttcaagtgtggtgttatcgaagaatgctTAGAATACCATGGATCACTCATATAAAGAATATTGAAGTCATTAAACGACaggaaaaaaggaaaaattaatctagttaaagaaagaaaaatgaaGTATTTCGATGTTCAAATATGTTCTTCAAAAACTCATCTTTGAAGGAAAAAAGGTAGGAGATTACCTACCTAGAAGAGGCGACGAAATTGCTGATAGGCGCCTAAAGGTATGCGCGCACTTGACCGAACCGGCCGGCTACGAAACGAATCGCTACAGCTCGAAATGTCGTAACGCGCATTTTCCGGAAAAATCATGTCAGCTCAATCAGTAGATCTACATTTTTCATGGGATATGGATCCAAAAGGTATTAGTGTTAGTTTGTTGTGCGAGGACGAGGAGCAACAAATAAACTTCTAAAAAGGAAGCGTAATAAATGGGTGCAATAACTTTGTAAAAATCGAGGCACGGAAAGTGAATTTTCTACTTTATTTGCTGGTTTAATCGATCATCAAGACAAATTTAATTAATACTTTAGAATATGGGTTATGAAAAATACCAAGAACTCATTATCTATTGTACCCCACACATAAAAGTGTTAAAAACAGCAAAATCTTCGAATAAAAATCCATACGCTATTATATATTTGCAAAACTAGCAATTGTAGtttgaatattaatttttaatcttaatatttttcttttagatgCGGTGGTCAATGGAGGATGCAGGTATTTTCGGGGTGAAGAATTGGAAATCTTTTTTGcgtataaataatttatttattgtaataaatgtaagtTTTATATGATTAGCTTCGGAGGAATGTTTTAGCTTTATTTAGTaagaaataataaacttttttaaaacacgAGTTTAAAACTGACTTTGTAATGAAAACATAGGTTcaccttttaaataaaatttttctgaataaaagaaatattatggGACGACCCAGATGAGGCGGACAAGACTAGAAGATCGATTGAGAGAGATAAAAAGCAGTGCGAATCAAGTAGGTAGAGTCAGAAGTTTAGAATGTCACATGTTTTGTCGGTATGCGTTTATCGGCCATCACTGAGGAAAATGTAGACCCAAACATTGAAAACATCGATCAACCACAGGTTAGAAAAATTAAGTAGTACCAAAAATAACTAAACACCAAAGTCAGATCTAAGGTGCTTTTTCTGTAATATGAATTTTGGCTTAGGTTTTTTTTATTTCGGAAGAAAAAACTAGGCCAAAACAAGAGAATTGGAATATGGCGCGGTCGATACAGATTACAGCTAGATAAAGCAAGTGAAAGCTAACCTAGAAGACGAATTCTATTAACAAAGTTCGAGACATTTAGAGGAAAAAGTAGATCGAGGTTGCGATAAAGGGATGGTGTGGATAGAGGTGCTAGGAAGATGGACAAGGCCAACAGGCAACATCAAGCTGCTTAAAATATGGCCTTACGGAGAATTAAGCTGAAGAAGCTCGAGACTCATCTACTAGCACCAATGGTGATGACGTTTTtgaaattattacaaatttttaccaCTACTTGAGTTTTTGATATCTttgtacaatttaaaaatgtatttgaaTCTTTTTGAAGCTTTCCTTAACCTTATAGTGGGTAATTGGCCCGTTGCGTGTTCAGTCTGAACATTGGCTTCGGCCTTGTAGTGTGGTTTGGGCTAACTAGGGCCAGCTGGGTCCTCATGTTTTAGTAACCATTACGAGACACTATAATAAGACTTTAAAAAGCGTTCCTTTCTTCACAAGTGGTTGATTACGTGCTTCTTAATCTGTTGGTGCCATATTAGGTGCCGCCAACGTTGGTAATTACATTGGTGATTTGTTCACGATCTTCAGCTAATCGGAATAGTTGTTAGGGACTGCGTATTCCTGTCCAATTGCGAATGTTCGTGAACTATGGCATCTGCTTCCTTCCAATTCCTCTGCGACCCTCGATTTTACCTTTCATGATAAGCTGAAGGATTCTGTACCAGTCTCCTTTAAGACATTGGCGCACCCAGGAGGGGgagttttgggggttaaaaccccctcaagttctaggtgcgctactgcttTAAGAACATGCCTTGGGTacgaaatgttttttattttaatagtttttaataacTCATGGACTCTATTTTTCTGTTTAACACAGCTTTGTTGGTCTGTTGGTCTCCAGGTTATTTGGAGCATTCTTCTAtgcaaccacatctcaaatgcctcTAGGTGTTCGTATCCTTCAGAGCCCAGATCTCGGTACCATTTAACAACACCAACCAAATATAACATTTGATCATTCTTTGACGTAATTTTTTGTGGTTACAgaagaataatttcatttttagaaACGTGTACGAGCtgctttattttacatttgatctTTCTACTTAGATCAAGTtggtggcagccgtagctcagtggctgtgttactggcttaacaagctggagggcccgggttcgtATTTtaggcagctcagttaaattagaaattttcaatcagaaattttcaatttctaatttaactgagctgtcACCGTTCTTCGGAGGGCGTAAAGCCGTCGGTTCTGGCTACGAAAGTAGTCCTTGAGTCGATTGTCACTGCATCTAACACGTTGAATTGTTTCCAAAAGTCTTTAACAGTGAACTTGTCGTTTTTGACTCCCTGATCCAGCCGCTGAAGTAAACTGGTTATATTAGGTGGCAAAAATTCAACTTTCACACATGGGTCAAAACTAGTTAAAGTCGCAGGAGGATGACCTGGAGCGTTGTCGATAATTAGCATCACTTTAAATGGAATTTGTTTAGATTGACAATAGCGTTCGACTTCAGGTATGAAATGATGACCAAACCAATCCTCAAAGCGTAGCGTAAGTCGAGATATTACTGTATTTAAAGTTAGTAACTCTCCTAACGTTATGTTGATCTATCTGTAGGGAATTATTGGCGTGAGGTTGGCGACTAAATATCACAAGTTGTGTCTTAGAAGCATTCATTTTTATAGCCGTGTTTACGCAATCCAATAACTCTTGGAGACCCTGGAGACAATCGCATAAGATAACAGTGTtagcgtatctaagattattaaTCAGTTTAGCTAAGTAAGTATTAAATAACACTGGATATagaatgcaaccttgtctgatgCCTTTTTGCATGTTACATTCGTAGGTTATTCTTCCATCGACTCGTACGACTGCTTTCTGCTTTCAATACACGTTTTCTATGATACCTAggtctttaaaatgtttaaaagcgTTCCATGCTGTACcctatcgaaagccttttcgtAATCAATAAAAGctacataaatatatttacgtTGATCGTGACATTTTTGGAGAACATCTAAGTCAAAAAGTGCCTCACGGGTATCGAGTGCATTGCTAAATCCAAACTGGATTTCATCTAGGTCTCTTTCGTACTTACTTTTTATTCTTTCATGAACAATGCGAAGAAAAATGCATTGTGGAATGACTGCGCGCAGTAATTCCAAAAGTAGAAATACATATAAAATTCAGTATGCCTTTCATAAGTAAGAAAAAATGGCATTGATGACAtacaataaaaatcaaatatacaaAAGATAAGAAAAGAAATGTAAATGGTAGAATCTGGTAATTAGGTAGTACAAAATAATCATGTTGAAATTAACTTTAGTTGCGATCCCGAACTGACTGGAAATGCACTAAATTTAATCCTTGAGGTTCCAATATTTGTTTTCGTGGATTTACCGAGGCTTAGTAGTATTTCCAGGTAGGGCAGTCCATTGCACTATCGAGTTCGTACTAGAAGATGCAATGGGAGCTGCTCCaattatatattataactttttcTATGACATATTCGTAATTGTATGTAGCACTAGCatgtaattacaaaaaaaattgcagCAGTCACCTTTTTAGATAAAATCCTCATTAAACTGTTTTTGcatgttttttgcaattttatgtttcatgaatttgaaattttttcgtttattaatGCAACATAAAATCTCCTTTCCAGTAATTAAAGTGTAGCTacgttttaataaatatttcaaaattttacataataaaaaattgcgtgaaaaataaaataataaacaattccacataaatatacctacatatatGTGGGATATATTACACAATAACTTTTACACAATAACAAAAGTCATTTAAATAACAGttatggtttttattttaataaatatttcaaaattttacataataaaaaatttcgtgaaaaataaaataattaataaacaattccacataaatatacctacatatatGTGGGATATATTACACAATAACTTTTACACAATAAAAAAAGCCATTTAAATAACAGttatggtttttattttaataaataagaaattatacaaattattttttaatagcaAGGAATTGCAgaaaataatctaaaaaatttgCTGGCATGTGACAGTTATATCAATTCTGCGTCAGAAATCTCGCTGAGCGCTGACATAACACACCTCATTGCATTATACGCCATTTCACCATCATTAGAGCCAGTTATTCCTTTACATTTATCAACTATTTTAAGACTGCCCGGTTTGTAGTAATTGCTCAAAAACTTGATAATATTTTCGTATAAAATATTGCCGTTTTCGTCTTGATAACCCTGCTTTTTATAACTGCATGATAGGAAATCCTTATACTTCGGATCTTCGGAATGGCCTAAATGGGCCATGGCTTGCTCAACAACAGATCTATCCAAATTGATTTCCTTTAAGCACGAAAGCCCTATTATCTCACGGTGTTTCATATCTTCACGCTCTTCGGCCAACGTTTTCCTTGCTGGTGGAGCTGCCTAAAAAATCAACGAGTATTAAAATAAGTACTTGTTAGTTATTTGTTTGAATCAAATTCAACCATTAATAAATACAGTTTTGACTGTTCGGGGGAATTAATCTCTCTAAATACAGTGTGGATATTCAGTATTAACCCCCCTCCCCTCCCTAGTAaactccgttatttaagacaaagataaaaaacgctcggacccgtcaattttcattttaatagaggtattttataacataaaaaaaattgtcacccttttcatccccttcacttgacagctaacccctcagattttttaaatggcaATGGGGGTCGTGCGATAGATCGTTGAaaagggtttgaaaagaagaattctaaaatctatcacacTTTACTTTCACTTTAAGGATCTGTTTGTTAATAACGATTTATTGTTTGGATATACCTACACTTTGCGatataacaatacaaaagtaggtacactagttttgctttaatatgggacattcggtataacaaaatttatttaatttttattcttgaacgtttataccgaattattttttttgcagaataaat
Coding sequences:
- the LOC140442893 gene encoding uncharacterized protein, yielding MNAVIVTCVLIASFVCLEAAPPARKTLAEEREDMKHREIIGLSCLKEINLDRSVVEQAMAHLGHSEDPKYKDFLSCSYKKQGYQDENGNILYENIIKFLSNYYKPGSLKIVDKCKGITGSNDGEMAYNAMRCVMSALSEISDAELI